From Passer domesticus isolate bPasDom1 chromosome 8, bPasDom1.hap1, whole genome shotgun sequence, a single genomic window includes:
- the LOC135305957 gene encoding olfactory receptor 14J1-like has product MCYDRYVSICKPLHYGTLLGSRACAHMAAAAWASAFLNALMHTANTFSLPLCHGNALGQFFCEIPPILKLSCSNSYLRELGLIVFSLCLAFGCFVFIVFSYVQIFRAVLRIPSEQGRHKAFSTCLPHLAVVSLFISTASFTYLKPPSMSSSSLDLSVSVLYSMVPPALNPLIYSLRNQELKAALRKMMTVSFQKR; this is encoded by the coding sequence atgtgctacgaccgctacgtgtccatctgcaaacccctgcactacgggaccctcctgggcagcagagcttgtgcccacatggcagcagctgcctgggccagtgcctttctcaatgccctcatgcacacggccaatacattttccctgcccctgtgccatggcaatgccctgggccagttcttctgtgaaatcccccccatcctcaagctctcctgctcaaattcctacctcagggaacttgggcttATTGTATTCTCCCTCTGTTTAgcatttggttgttttgttttcattgttttctcctatgtgcagatcttcagggctgtgctgaggatcccctctgagcagggacggcacaaagccttttccacctgcctccctcacctggctgtggtctctctgtttatCAGCACTGCCTCATTTACctacctgaagcccccctccatgtcctcctcaTCCCTGGATCTGTCAGTGTCAGTCCTGTACTCgatggtgcctccagccctgaaccccctcatctacagcctgaggaaccaggagctcaaggctgcccTGAGGAAAATGATGACTGTATCTTTTCAGAAACGTTAA